gccctgcagctcctccccagaACAGCACGCACAGGACACGGAGGTGACCTGGTTTTGGGAGCAGCTCTCACCCTTTGTGCATCACCTCAGAGGGGGACAGGACCAGTATGGGGAGCAGATGCTTCAATACCAAGGGCACACTGAGCTGCTGAAGgatggccctgcccagggcagcacacacTTGAAAATTTTCCATGTCCAACTCTCTGACAGAGGGAATTACACATGTTTTGTTCAACATGGCTTAGATTATGTCAAGGTTAATGGTAGAGTTCAAGGTGACAGGTCTGTAGTTC
Above is a window of Passer domesticus isolate bPasDom1 chromosome 21, bPasDom1.hap1, whole genome shotgun sequence DNA encoding:
- the LOC135284514 gene encoding myelin-oligodendrocyte glycoprotein-like, with the translated sequence MNSAEQHLLCLSSGATANSRLSLPPGVSLSSAQGEGTAQPHHLAKGRNVMLPCSSSPEQHAQDTEVTWFWEQLSPFVHHLRGGQDQYGEQMLQYQGHTELLKDGPAQGSTHLKIFHVQLSDRGNYTCFVQHGLDYVKVNVNMVLDPDTAHWDLVLSDDGKSVK